The stretch of DNA ACACAACAATTTGTGTACCAGGGAGCGGTGGTGGAGGGCACCGAAACACACCACTTCTTGCTAAAGCAACATCTGGGTAAAACTGCCTGATCAATCAAACGTCTCTGTCGCAGATTTACCGAGTTTCACTCAGAATTTAATCGCATAGTTCTGCTCTAACGAACTCTGCATTTTCGGCTTGCACCACTCACAGAAACACGTGGCGCGAAAATGCCTGTCCTGACTCTCCAGGAGCTCGGAAACAACCGACTAGCCGCTCGTTCGTTAGCTAGGAATGCCCTCTACCGAATCCAGTCGGCGCGTGCACTCTCCGAAGTACAGTCGCAGCGGAAGAAAatcagtcctattactttccAGACAAACCCTGTAAAACCCTGAGAAATGTCTTAAGTTTTCCATTTTGTCatcaaagtttaaatattaaaaattttcaactatgcAGCAAGTATTTGTTTGTTTCATTCACACACAAAACTCACTTTATAAcacttttatgtttttaaaaccaaagTAAGTATGTTTAAATGgccgtaaaattaaaaaaaaaatctgaagggttttttttcactttgtgacATTTAAAACGTGACGTTACATGTACCATCTCCATGACGTTAGGTGAAAAgtaacttacatttttaaaatagtaatttcatcaaaaaatgcaagaaatgaaCTAATTGAAGGATGAAACAAAAGTTAAATCTGAGAAGTTAAGTTTTGGTTTTCTCGTATGTACTAGATGTAGTTATGTTTCAAGATGATGTATTGGGTGAGTGTCATGCAATGTTGTTTTTgtagcaaattaaaaaaaggttattggTAAAAGCAACTTCACAGATTCAAAATGCAACTTAACTGTTCCTCTGAAGAGACTATTTAggcgactattttttaaatttcaggctactaaagcaactattttccagtaaaataaaaaattataactaaCAATAAATccgaaaaatattataaataataatacgcacaatacaaaaaaaaatcacacagaggcacaaaaggttttttttcaaaaataacatgcaggagaccaaattatttgaagaggaaggacttctagacaattagtggaggtgtatcgcgcattttTAACAGTACTACCGAACTGCGTGAATGCAGAGAGTATTCTGAACTattggaaagttgagcactaaataaGTTCCAACTcaataaatgcattatgttttttactattgttgattttttattatgacatttgttcctcaTTTCACATTTGTTCACAATGCGTTTTCATAAGTAATACCCTTTttctacaaaattatgaaatgtacaACAATACACAAATGTACaacaaacaatatgttttcaagcattttttgagaaatttcaaataccggtattaataccagtaTTCCGGTATCAACTTTTATAAATACTGAATACCGGCATTGAAATTTTAgtctggtattgcaatccctattcaCAAGAATTGTCAAATGGTAATGGCAACATAAGATTATCGGTATCACATGAAAATAGTGTTTTCTTGTCCCTGAATAATGTATTAAGTCTGTAGGTGATATAAATAGTCATTATGCAGTCATCTTAGGAACGAAAGTTCCACTATTATATCAACTAAAacccattaaaaaattattaattaaagaaCTATAACTTCTATCgtgcatacataaatatgtagcCCTTTTTTTTTCGTCTGATAGTAAAACTTACCAGGGTTGACAAGTTgcagattttttaattgtttttgtgcaaaaataaattCTGTGTTTGTTAGTTTAGGCTGGACTTTAGAGCTGATTGAAGTAAATGTGATTTTGTATGCAAGTAAACtgcttatttttaactttttttttttttttttttggtagaaactgtaaccaattttttaaacttcctgTGTGAAAGCATAAAGAAACCTAATCATCCTGCTGACTTACATTTAATAGAGTTTTTCACTGAGCTCGTTACAGATGTCAACCTACAATTCTTTGTTAAGTaagtattcatttaaaaaagtttttaaatgctgcattttctgtaaaatatttttagcaacaggTGTAATGCAGCGATTCCAAATCTTTTTTCACTCGCAGGCTGCACCTCAACTAAAAAACAGTCTCTTGGGCCAGAGCacttaagaaaaagttttttctgaacAACATAGAAAACggcagaaaattacaaaccaagaactGCTGTCCTCATTACTTGACGCTCTTAACGTTTGTTTTATTAGCAAGAAGTTAgtatctgtttttcagaaaccggTTTCTGAATATTTGACTGCAGACTTTTGACCTTTTGACACATTGTCTGTAGCATTCAGCAAATcataatacaaaaagaaaattaaaaagttcaaaGGTGgctgaagaattttttaaagcagtttggTAGCTGTTTTGGcaagttccagaaagcagtttttgtttttctaacatttggcaaAACAACAGGCCACATGGGTCCGCCCTTTCAGGGTTGTGCTATGTGCCACAGATGGTCCGTGCACTATTGGGCACCATtgatttgcaaaaagaaaaaacttttatgattattctgcttcccccccccccccttcaagttTTAAGACGAAAAGTACAAGAATTTAACCAAAATCCATGCTTGTAAAAAATTAAGTCAGAAGCCAGACGTTTAGAGATTGCTACTAACTTTTAgaaatgctgtaaaaaatataAGCATCAGGCTGTTAGTATACTGCATGTATTTCTACTTTGGCCACGGCTTAAGGGCGGTAGCTTACAGTTCAAATAGATTaaggttcattttatttttattaaacttttagttttaaaacgtAGGATGCAGTATGTGTTTCGTAAAAAGCTAGTAACTCATTTAAACAAATAGTATAAAACATAAACCAAGAGGGAGTATTTCCTTAGAAAGTTGAAAAATTGATGaagttcttaaattaaaaaaaagggagttgaaaaattgataaaatagaagaattttctGTTAATTATAGGGTGTCCACGCACCTGGAAAGTCACAGATTTCGACTTTGATCGAAAATGGTCATGAAAAGTCatggttttcagaaaaaaatgctcaaaaatcatggaagctGACaactggtcatggattttgagtttaAGAATAtccatatttatcgaattcttCAGATTAGGtgtaaaatttacatattttagcCATTTCTTACGCTTTTACGCGTCAGTCccgatttttcacacatttccaAATCCGATTGCATCCTTTCCTTTAATGCTCGCTCGTTTTTCTTTACTGTGATTTGCCATTTCGACATTTATAATTATatgtttagcattatttttaacccctCTGTAagctatttaatttaatttgtaagCTCTTATATCTCTTaattgtgtagttgaggacttGTAGACCTCTAATTTCTTTGCTCTCATTTGAttcgaaaattttaagtcatttgcatCCTTGttattcaagagactcataaaaattatcattaataacTCAGcagtgtcttaagttaatgaacattttagaaaataaaaatggccTAAAGAATTAATTAAGGACGTTTAGGACATCGAGAAAATACAGAAACCaagaaattttcaatcaaaaattcttttaatatttGTAGCCTAACCTAAAACTTTGTAAGtacttaaatgtaatattttattttttctgaatatttattaattgtgtaaacttaattttagtaattactaaattattgctTGTCACAAATTTTTAGATTCATTatttagttataaaataaaatatttatttttaaaaaaacaataaaaatcaagCTTAAATTTTTTGCTGTTCACTAGTAGTTTTACATCATTATTGCTGTATGTTTGAAGcttctttaattttgaataataattttgcaattaaaactttttttcagtatttttagtgattgaaaaattGTTGTGCTTCACATCAGATTTtcggagaaaaaataataaattggttCACATGTAAATTCTAAAATTATGTATAATTTATTGgaatgcaaaaaacattttcaaaaattttagacttATTACTTTTTGTCCTTGGTAGGAAAATAATGAAGTTAAAACTCTAATTATTTCATGCGTATCTCTAGTCATTgttgcataaaatgttttttaaagataatagtaGCTGAGCTAGTTACATTTCacttgaatttgaatttttagaaacttaAGTCCAAGGCAAGGATCAAAtggttgaaatttaattttcacataACACTTAATTTAGATGTTCTGgtgaaaaatgaatgcttttttctggaaaaattgcatcagTCGTGGAAAGTTTCAAGCAGAAGTCAtgaaaagtcatggatttcaaccCTCAAAATGTAGCAAATACCCTgtaataaactaaatttttaattttcaatttaaaaagaaaatttcagctTTTTTCGTATTCGAGCAATCACTTGTATGATACTGgttattcattttttcaacatCAGTCTTACATAActttcttcttcatttacagacCCAAAGCAAAGGAATTGTTCTTCAAAACTTTGCTTCAAGAAATGATGAGCATGTGTTCAGCAGATAATCTTAATACACGTCTTCTGAAATGTATTAAAAGAATTTGCTCTTTGGGCCAGGAGGAATTTATTAAGACTTTACAACATGTCAAGCCAAAACTCAAGTGTAagctatttaatttattttaaaaaaataacgataGAAAAAAACCACcatatattattgaaatacaGTACCTTTTACTTATGTAATTTCACCAGACTAGATGCAATTTTATAGCATTTTGTTTGGCAATTGATAATAATAAGCAAATTGGTAATATGTTTAATCcaatgcatgaaaaattattcaaattaacagtttcttattgttatGGGTCTTAAAAgtactcattttttaaaagaatgaatttaaaaataattcacagAAGTTTCATTAAGCACTAAAATGTCCAAAAGCTTGGTTGACAAAAATGGCATTCGATCACAAAGTAAAGATAacaatacaaaaattgaaaaataaagcaataaaagttattttctgtGTTGTGTCTGTCACATTTGAATTGCTagcaataaaatgcaaaaaaaaaagtttgttttaatgattttaatttttgcttttttttgaggTAGGGGATAGAGTGTACAtgggtgatatatatatatatatatgttacagtAAATGTGATAAATCCGGTGATTTTGTACAATCCCCACTAAAATTGGTAAATgtgaataattattaaatatttagccatatttatcacatttaccagtTAATTTGTACAATCCGCAACTCGTAATGGGGAATGTAATAAAAGTCGATACATAGCCAAAATTTTTTCAGTTTGCTCAGCTACTTagcttttttttatgatgtatagtACCTCTACGCGACAAGGGCTTTTTGTCCTATACACTTGTCTGCGTCTGTGCATTTATGGACCATGTTAGTAGGATGTTAATTTCGATTCAATACTTGAACCCCTCACAAATCCAAATCCTATTAAACTGGATTTTGATTAATCCGGATAGCCATTTAAATTCACGctatataaataaaatgcaatttagcCTAATAATGAAGCTTTGTAGGCcatatattctttttttgttatgcatttttaagattttctcttcagttttatgttttgttctcttgaattcaaaacacaatttttaccgCGTACAGTAGTTGTTTATGTACCTTGGCTTAATTTTTCGGTTATTTTGTTTAAGccgtactttcattaatttgtACAACCTGGATCCCCTATTTGTACagattaatgaggttctactgtatttttcaTGTACTGTCAAGACCTTTTTTGCGGGATGTGGGATGTTTGCTTTCTCGCTTTTATAGAGTTTCTTATAATGGCCGATATGCTTCAGCATTTTAGTTAATGTcatgaactcaaaaaaaaaaaaaaagtacacaggtCTTATTTGGCGAAAGAAAACTATGACGATTTGTTAATAAAGGTAAAttatagttaaaacaaaaattgtggGGAAAAATTCCGAAGGGTATGGTAGATTAAAAAGATATGACGTAGTGACAGTTCTGTCAATGTTTTAGAACTAATCTATCCCGTAAATAAGACAGATACAATGTTAGATTTTACGtgtattttgaagaaatgtttaccTCAATTCATGAAGCACATTTATCATTAGGCCATGGGAGCAgaaaccagggttggctttctgccggctgaaattaatttttgccgtgccagtggcagaaactggttataaccggtaaaaactggcagaaattggcaaaaactaaaaagtgtctttaataactcaagcaATTATtgaatgatattcgtttaaataaactaaaaaatgaaacttcattttatcattgtaaaaaataaaatactatgctAAG from Uloborus diversus isolate 005 chromosome 5, Udiv.v.3.1, whole genome shotgun sequence encodes:
- the LOC129223289 gene encoding uncharacterized protein LOC129223289; the encoded protein is MRNEVRVDSIPMVVRIVRAQLQSKHLELETVTNFLNFLCESIKKPNHPADLHLIEFFTELVTDVNLQFFVKPKAKELFFKTLLQEMMSMCSADNLNTRLLKCIKRICSLGQEEFIKTLQHVKPKLKY